Genomic window (Nitrospinota bacterium):
AATCCGTCGGCAAACTCCTGGGTGACGCGCCGGTGTATGTGTGCGATGTCGAAAATAAGGAAGATATCGACCGTCTGCGGCAAGAAGTGGCCAAAGACCGGAAAACTTTACACGGAATGGTCCATTCCATCGCTTTCGCCAATTACGCAGGCGGCAACAAGCCCTTTCATGAAACGGAAAAAGCCGATTTCCTGCAATCCATCGACATCACCTGTTTTTCCCTGATTGGGCTTGCCAACGCCTTCAAGGACGTTCTGCATAAAAACGCCTCGGTGGTGACGGTGTCCATCTCCACCACCCGCATGGCCGCCGAGAATTATGGCTATATGGCCCCCGCCAAGGCCGCCCTCGACTCCTCCCTGTGTTTTCTGGCGAAATCGTTCAGCGCCTTTTCCAATATCCGCTTCAACTCGGTCAATGCCGGCCTGCTCAAGACCTCCGCCTCGGCGGGGATTCCCGGTTACGTCGATTCCTATCTTTATGCGGAACAGCTCACCCTGCGCAAAAAAGCCCTGACCACCCCGGAGGTGGCCAATACAGCCGTGTTTCTGCTCAGCGAGCGGTCGAGCGGCGTCAACGCCCAGGGGATCGTCCTCGACTGTGGCATGTCCATCAACTATTTCGACCGCGTCATGGTGAAAAAAGCCATGAAACCCGAATAACGGAATTTCC
Coding sequences:
- a CDS encoding SDR family oxidoreductase, which encodes MSFLDLKGKTFLVFGVANKKSVAYHIGKTLAEEGADVLYSVRSEARKQSVGKLLGDAPVYVCDVENKEDIDRLRQEVAKDRKTLHGMVHSIAFANYAGGNKPFHETEKADFLQSIDITCFSLIGLANAFKDVLHKNASVVTVSISTTRMAAENYGYMAPAKAALDSSLCFLAKSFSAFSNIRFNSVNAGLLKTSASAGIPGYVDSYLYAEQLTLRKKALTTPEVANTAVFLLSERSSGVNAQGIVLDCGMSINYFDRVMVKKAMKPE